The genomic segment GTCTCATAAAGATAGAGAACGTTCTTGCCGACACTTACTTCTCCCAGCCTCAGATGCAAATCTTCCGCTCCCAAGTCATTACCCAGGGCAGTACCGCCTCCAATCTCGAATCACAAATTATCCGTTCCCTGCAGTCCTACGAACTCCAGCTACTCACAGATATCCAGGTTCACCCCCAATGCTACTACGACCTAGTTACCATCATCCGCGAACACTCAGCCGAATTTCCCGCTTGGCACACCTCCCCCGTCGCCGCACTCTACACCCCAAAGGTATTCCAAAACAAAAAAAAATCATCCGCTTACTGGTTTTAAGCGGATTTTTTTGTATATTTGCCCCAAATATAAATTATTATGGGCATCTTAACTACTTTATATGCTTTATTGGGTATTGGCGGAACAACATATTGTGCAAGTTCCGGCATTAAAAAACTCTTTAGTCGAGAGTTGTCCAATGAAGAATTCATAGAAAAGTATAAGGAGGAACAGAAGCGTAGGGAAGATAGCAAGAAAAAATTTCATGAACTGAATCGTGGAAAGAAAAGTATCTAAGAAAGAAAAAAGATAATCCTATTCCTCAATATCTATTCGCTGAATACCAGCACTTGGTCATAAAAGAAGGCCATTATACTCAAATACAAACATATTTCATTATTTTTCTTCTACTTATGCCTCATTAATACATATCTTTTTCGTATATTTGCAGCATTAAGTTGTAAAATTATGGCTAAGAACCTTTTAAATAAGTATGTTTGGCTTGTGGAAACCATCTACAAGGCTAAACGCATAACGTTCGAGGAAATCAATGAAAAGTGGTTGGATAATGACATGAGCGAAGGAGTTGAACTTGCTCTTCGTACCTTCCATAAGTGGCGAATCGCCGTAGAGGAGATGTTTGGCTTAGTGATTGAATGCGAGCGTAGGGGTGGTTACCATTATTATATAGAAAACGCCTGTGAGATAAATAATGGCAGTTTGCGGAGTTGGCTATTAAGCACTATCTCGGTAAGCAATCTTCTCATTGAGAACCAAAATATGAAAGACAGGATTCTGCTTGAAGATGTTCCTTCAGGACAAGAGTATCTGTCGACAATCATTGAGGCAATGAAGAAGAACAATGTCCTCCGAATCACCTATCAGAGCTATTGGCGCGAAGAAAGCAATACCTTCAATGTGGAACCATATTGTGTCAAGCTATTCAAGCAGCGTTGGTATATGTTGGCGTGGAACCCGTATTATCAGCGACTGATGATATATGCTATTGACAGGATCTACGATGTAGATGTATTGAAAGGCCAAAAATTTAAAATGATGGAAAACTTTGCCCCATCTGATTTCTTTGAGAACTTCTATGGCATCATTGCCAACACTGATGCCACGCCTCAGATAATAAAACTGAAGGTTTCTGCAGGACAGGCCAGCTATCTCCGTTCACTCCCGCTTCATAGCACGCAGGAAGAAATTGAGAGAAGTGGTGAGTTCAGCATTTTCAAACTGCATTTATGTCCAGAGTTCGACTTCCAACAGGAAGTCTTGTCGATGGGCGAAGACATAGAAGTGTTGGAACCTGTATGGCTACGGAAGGAGATGGCTGGTAAGATAAAGAGAATGTGGAACAAGTATAATACTAATGAGGGATGAAAGATTTTGCTGCAATAGATTTTGAAACGGCTAACAACGAACGAACAAGTGTCTGCTCCGTTGGTGTAATAATCGTAAGGAATGGTGAGATTGTGGATTCCTTCTACTCTCTGATTCAGCCTGAGCCTAATTATTACAATTATTGGTGTACTCAGGTGCATGGAATTACTCGTCGTGATACCGAAGATGCACCTGTATTTCCAAAAGTATGGAAGCAAATAGAGCCTCTTATTGAGGGATTACCCTTGGTGGCTCATAACAAAGCTTTCGACGAGAGTTGCCTGAAGGCGGTGTTTCGTTGTTATCAGATGGACTATCCTGACTATCCATTCTTCTGCACATTGAACGCTTCACGTCAGGCATTGCCGGACTTGGAGAATCATCAACTGCACACTGTTGCTGCCGCCTGCGGTTACCAGTTAGAGAACCACCACCACGCCCTTGCCGACGCAGAGGCTTGCGCCTGGATAGCGAGAGAGATACTATAAAATTTACTTCCCAATTTATAAGAATATGGATGCTATATATATCATAGAACAAATAAAACAGATTTCGGATAGGCGTATATCCGACAGAACTGAAAGGCAAAAAAGAGGGGAATTCTTCAACATCTTTAGCGACCTAAACATGATGTCTGATGAAGTTCACCTGCATTCTGCATTACTTGCGACATTGCTCAATCCATATGGGAGCCATGGCCAAAAGAGCGTATTTCTTGAATTATTTGTTAGCATGGTCTTTCAGAAAATTCGTGAAGCCATCTGGGATTTTGATTGGAACATGATGACTGTTGAAGTTGAAAAGAACATTGGCGTTGTTGACGAAGATACTGGCGGACGTATTGATCTGTATATCACTGATGGCAAGCATCAGATTATCATTGAGAATAAAATATATGCATCTGACCAAGACTATCAGATGAAAAGGTACTGGAACTATGCCACGTCTCGTGTTCCTGCAAAACCTTTTAAACTAATATATCTTACACTTGACGGACATCATCCATCGCAAAAATCACTTGGAGATTTGAGAGAGAGCGACTATCTTTGTTTATCTTACAAAACTGACATTGTACACTGGTTAGATGAATGCGTTTCTAAAACCAAGGATGTTGCACCCGTAAGAGAGACTATAAAGCAATATATTAGAACGATTAACATATTAACAGATAACGGAATGGAAAAAGATGTGTTAATGGAGAAGGAAATGCTCCAAGAATTAGGGAAACAGGAAAATATTGATGCAGTATTTGACATATACGAAAGCAGAAATGATCTTATAAACTACATCATTAACGAAAGATTTTTGCCAAAGCTAAAGGAGCTTGCAGAAAATAAGGGGTTCCAGATGTTGGATATTCAGAAGAACTGGATGGAAGAAGCCTGGGCTGGTCTGTCATTTCTCAAGAAAGAATGGAAATATTTTAAATTGAGTTTTGAGTTTGAACAATGTCCTATTGGTAACCTCATCTTTGGCTTTCAGAAACACGATGCCAATGTCTTCGTTGAATCTGAGCAGAAACTAATAGAAAGATATGCCCCCTATGCTGTTAGTAACGGGTGGATATATAAAGGCTTTGAGGGACATCGGTATTGGAACAACAGAGAAGCCATAAGAGATTTGCTAAATGGAAAGACCTTGAGAATTTTTGAAAGAATGTTCGACGAAGCAATAGTGTGTGCCAAAGGATTAGACGTATAAGAAATAGTTATTAAGTATAATGGCAAGTATTGAACATAACCTATTCATTGAGTGGATGAACTGGCTAAAAATAAACCATCCTAGCCATGGTTTTACATATGATGGAGTTATATGTAGAGAATCGTGGATTGATGCTAAAAAGCACATCCTTTTCTTGCTGAAAGACGTAAATAATGTATCGGATTCATTCAATCTACGTTATTATATACTAAATGGTGTATGCAACCCTGATAATTGGCGCACATGGGATAATGTTGCTAGATGGGCATATGGACTGATGCAAACAGAGCAAGGCTATTATCCTGATTTTTCAGAAGCTGACAAGTGGGGATTTGCGAATAAACGTGTTGATGCACTAAGACAAGTAGCAGTTGTTGATATTAAAAAGAAGCCAGGAAAGAATCATTGTACAAAAAAGATGCTTGAAGACTATTTTCATGAATATCCCGAATCTTATACATTTATCGCGAAGCAAATTTCACTATATGGGAAGTTGGACTATATAGTTTGTTGTGGAGATGGGGTTTATGAAATATTGCTCGACATTATCAAACAAGAAAACACAATTCTATCAAATTATTTTGGACGAGATCTGAAATATATAGCGAGAGACAAAACTCAGTGTGCATATAGGATAGCAAAATCTGGTACTATTATAATAGATTATAGGCATCCTCTACTCCTGGAAAAGGGTGTTAATAAGCGAAACGTATATTTAAGATTAATGAATATCGCTCAAGAAGCTTTAGCAAATCTTTAAGTAGTTTTTGATTTTTCTGTAATCATATGCCTCGTTTTGGCATATCTTCATTATATCTTTGCACGTAATCAATAGTACAAAGGTATGTTATACGTCAAATCAAAAAATGAGATTTATAATGGAAAGTTAATTTTGGATGGTTTAATCCAAAAGATTGTTGAGCAGTCAACAATCATGCCATTCAATAATAATGATTTAGATTTTCTGTATCAGGAATCCACCGTTCTTAGCAAAGTGTTCTATTCCAATTTCAATCCTGGAATGAAAAGAATGGAATCACTTTATAAGGAAATCCTTAATGATACTGGATCTGATTTAAAACAATACAACAAAGTTGTAATGCTGTTTATGCATTCACATAGTCATCAACTCATGATGAATGAATTCGATAAAGTCTCAGATATTGTGAGTTGTTTTCCTCAAAATGTTGTAATCAAATGGGGCCTAGGGGTTGACGAATCTATTGGAACGCGTATAGCATTGTATTTAATATGTAGTAAATAACTGATATGAATTATGGTAAACAATGAACAGAAAACAAAAATACAGCTAGAAATTTATGATGAGCTAATAGAAGTGAATATCATCAAAGGGGATGAAGAAAAGTATCAAAATGCAGCAAAGTTTGTAACAGAACGGTTAAATGCTTATGTAAAATTACATTGTGGGTGGAAGACTCAACATACTATTTCACTAATGACCATGTTGGATATTGCACTTAACCCAATGTCAGACAAAGAATGTAAAAAGAGACATCGTTCTATCTGGAGAAAAATAATTGATTACATCAAACCCTAGTAATATGAAAGTACAAGATATATTCAAGACTCAAGCGGTAAAAGAAATAGAATCGGAAATTCTGGATGTTTACTTCGAAAACGAGAAGCATGGTACGCATAATGAAACAGAAGTTTATACAATTAGAAGATTGCTTAGTATCAGAAAGAATATACTAAACGACATGTTTGTATTGGATGACAAATACAAACAACTGATTTATGATTTCAACGAAGCCCTTATCGGACAATTGAAAGAGATGCGTAATCGGACCTTAGCACTTTACCAAGCAACAAAGGATACTTGCAAATACGGCAGCCTGGAAGTAGATGGCAAGTGTTTCTTAGGCTATGCCTATTCAACCATACATCCAGTGCAGACAATGAGAGCTAAGAAAATATGGGCTGTGCTAAACGGCTGTCTTGACAATTTTATACCACTCTATGATATAGACGGTGCTGGCAGTTTTACTATAAGAAGTTGGGACCCACAGATAGATAGTGAAAATGAAATGCTTTATGGGCATGACAAATGGGACAACCATAATGAGGGGCTCGATAGAGAATTAACCAAGGACATGCATTTGATTTACGATTTTCACAATCTTTTCAGTCATATGGAATTCTCTATTTTTGACCTATTA from the Prevotella sp. E15-22 genome contains:
- a CDS encoding WYL domain-containing protein, which codes for MAKNLLNKYVWLVETIYKAKRITFEEINEKWLDNDMSEGVELALRTFHKWRIAVEEMFGLVIECERRGGYHYYIENACEINNGSLRSWLLSTISVSNLLIENQNMKDRILLEDVPSGQEYLSTIIEAMKKNNVLRITYQSYWREESNTFNVEPYCVKLFKQRWYMLAWNPYYQRLMIYAIDRIYDVDVLKGQKFKMMENFAPSDFFENFYGIIANTDATPQIIKLKVSAGQASYLRSLPLHSTQEEIERSGEFSIFKLHLCPEFDFQQEVLSMGEDIEVLEPVWLRKEMAGKIKRMWNKYNTNEG
- a CDS encoding 3'-5' exonuclease, which gives rise to MKDFAAIDFETANNERTSVCSVGVIIVRNGEIVDSFYSLIQPEPNYYNYWCTQVHGITRRDTEDAPVFPKVWKQIEPLIEGLPLVAHNKAFDESCLKAVFRCYQMDYPDYPFFCTLNASRQALPDLENHQLHTVAAACGYQLENHHHALADAEACAWIAREIL
- a CDS encoding PD-(D/E)XK nuclease family protein is translated as MDAIYIIEQIKQISDRRISDRTERQKRGEFFNIFSDLNMMSDEVHLHSALLATLLNPYGSHGQKSVFLELFVSMVFQKIREAIWDFDWNMMTVEVEKNIGVVDEDTGGRIDLYITDGKHQIIIENKIYASDQDYQMKRYWNYATSRVPAKPFKLIYLTLDGHHPSQKSLGDLRESDYLCLSYKTDIVHWLDECVSKTKDVAPVRETIKQYIRTINILTDNGMEKDVLMEKEMLQELGKQENIDAVFDIYESRNDLINYIINERFLPKLKELAENKGFQMLDIQKNWMEEAWAGLSFLKKEWKYFKLSFEFEQCPIGNLIFGFQKHDANVFVESEQKLIERYAPYAVSNGWIYKGFEGHRYWNNREAIRDLLNGKTLRIFERMFDEAIVCAKGLDV
- the zapA gene encoding cell division protein ZapA, whose product is MVNNEQKTKIQLEIYDELIEVNIIKGDEEKYQNAAKFVTERLNAYVKLHCGWKTQHTISLMTMLDIALNPMSDKECKKRHRSIWRKIIDYIKP